A DNA window from Brachionichthys hirsutus isolate HB-005 chromosome 10, CSIRO-AGI_Bhir_v1, whole genome shotgun sequence contains the following coding sequences:
- the clip2 gene encoding CAP-Gly domain-containing linker protein 2 — MLKSSGLKAPGRGGKRTCSPVAPKDNCPVKSTTPPKLSEDGDDVLGDFTVGEQVWVNGVKPGAVAYLGGTQFAPGQWAGVILNDLRGKNDGSVGGVRYFECQPLQGIFTRPSKLSRQPVGEGGDAHSTDSASTQRVAVVPLREGLLNSAVKTGYESGSNMSDSGSVKKGGDKDLRVGDRVLVGGSKMGAIRYIGETDFAKGEWCGVELDEPLGKNDGAVAGTRYFQCPPRFGLFAPVHKVIRIGFPSTSPAKAKKSKRVAMGVSSLVHSPSSSSISSVSSVASSVSGRPSRAGLLTETSSRYTRKISGTTALQEALKEKQQHIEQLLLERDIERAEMAKATSHICAVEAELSAVKVLHLQYVTENEDGLRQVEALLASTRKDKLELANQLEEERRKVDDLQFRVEEESITKGDLETQRTLGRLHVRQLEGNLLLEKSRAELLQRDVETRRPTTVEEQSRIVQLEEELGLGRAQIQNLQARLRGPGDGPGDGPAPPPETVPLQEQLASAGREHDKESSELREKYETALVASRQEVDALKTMVDQKNRDISELKQKVQQASRDNLDMMSSWKAAFDSLASDHRRSLEALKASPPEQDAALEARRAEHQLESENLKAKHRIQAAVLAARLQDQLAWRSGAEPADASVIEEKEGLRRNAEETMEKLLKREKEVWTLTARVSALEAKVRSGEKRSESLAKEKTRVEAELESMTKKSHDASGQLVHISQELLKKERSLNELRVLLLESRRHSRDVDVDLTRDAHKAEWRQKEQKLQEDIGTLREKLLLLGRERSSPDHRRHSLLDPSAVDSEVSRLRQRLLGTEDALRNALEHNQQVDQLVRAMRTHPDKSPVSPAPAANSANGIHPESDRPPDVGSALM, encoded by the exons ATGCTGAAGTCCAGCGGCCTGAAGGCCCCCGGCCGGGGGGGCAAGCGGACCTGCAGCCCCGTCGCCCCCAAAGACA attGTCCAGTCAAGTCCACCACGCCGCCGAAACTCTCTGAAGACGGGGACGATGTCCTCGGGGACTTCACGGTGGGCGAGCAGGTCTGGGTCAACGGCGTCAAGCCGGGGGCCGTCGCCTACCTGGGGGGGACGCAGTTCGCCCCGGGACAGTGGGCGGGCGTGATCCTGAACGACCTGCGGGGGAAGAACGACGGCTCGGTGGGCGGCGTGCGCTACTTCGAGTGCCAGCCCCTCCAGGGCATCTTCACCCGCCCCTCCAAGCTCAGCAGGCAGCCGGTGGGGGAGGGAGGCGACGCCCACTCCACGGACTCCGCCTCCACCCAGCGGGTGGCGGTGGTGCCGCTCAGAGAGGGTCTGCTCAACAGCGCCGTGAAGACGGGCTACGAGTCGGGGTCCAACATGTCTGACAGCGGGTCGGTCAAGAAAGGCGGGGACAAGGATCTACGAGTGGGAGACCGGGTTCTG GTGGGAGGGTCCAAGATGGGAGCCATCCGCTACATCGGGGAGACGGACTTTGCTAAGGGGGAGTGGTGCGGAGTGGAACTGGACGAACCTCTGGGGAAGAACGATGGAGCAGTCGCCGGGACAAG GTATTTCCAGTGTCCTCCCAGGTTTGGCCTGTTCGCTCCGGTCCACAAGGTGATCCGCATCGGCTTCCCGTCCACGAGTCCAGCCAAGGCCAAGAAGAGCAAGAGGGTGGCCATGGGGGTGTCCTCTCTGGTCCACAgccccagcagctcctccatcagctccgtCAGCTCCGTGGCGTCCTCCGTCAGTGgacggccgagccgagccggacTG CTGACGGAGACGTCGTCCCGCTACACCCGAAAGATCTCCGGCACCACCgccctgcaggaggcgctgaaggagaagcagcagcacatcgagcagctgctgctggagcgggACATCGAGCGGGCCGAGATGGCCAAGGCCACCAGCCACATCTGTgcggtggaggcggagcttagcGCCGTCAAGGTGCTGCACCTGCAG TACGTGACGGAGAACGAGGACGGCCTCCGGCAGGTCGAAGCCCTGCTGGCGTCCACCAGGAAGGACAAGCTGGAACTGGCCAATCAGCTGGAAGAAGAGCGAAG GAAGGTGGACGACCTGCAGttcagggtggaggaggagtctaTCACCAAGGGAGACCTGGAG ACTCAGAGGACGTTGGGACGTCTCCACGTTCGGCAGCTCGAGGGGAACCTGCTCCTCGAAAAGTCGagagcagagctgctgcagagagacgtGGAGAC CCGCCGCCCC ACCACCGTGGAGGAGCAGAGTCGCATcgtgcagctggaggaggagctcggcCTCGGGAGAGCCCAGATCCAGAACCTCCAGGCTCGTCTCCGCGGCCCCGGCGACGGCCCCGGCgacggccccgcccccccgcctgAGACCGTCcccctgcaggagcagctggcgTCGGCGGGACGCGAACACGACAAGGAGAGCAGCGAGCTCAGAGAGAAGTACGAGACGGCGTTGGTGGCGAGCCGGCAGGAAGTGGACGCCCTGAAGACGATGGTGGACCAGAAGAACCGGGACATCAGTGAGCTGAAGCAGAAGGTCCAACAGGCCAGCAGGGACAACCTGGACATGATGTCCTCCTGGAAG GCTGCGTTCGACTCGTTGGCGAGCGACCACCGGCGGTCCCTGGAGGCCCTGAAGGCGTCTCCCCCGGAGCAGGACGCCGCCCTGGAGGCCCGGAGGGCGGAGCACCAGCTGGAGAGCGAGAACCTGAAGGCCAAACACAGGATCCAAGCCGCCGTCCTCGCCGCTCGTCTGCAGGACCAGCTGGCGTGGAGGAGCGGGGCGGAGCCCGCGGACGCCAGC GTGATCGAGGAGAAGGAGGGGCTGAGGAGGAATGCCGAAG AAACgatggagaagctgctgaagcGGGAGAAAGAGGTGTGGACTCTCACCGCCCGGGTCTCAG CTCTGGAGGCCAAAGTCCGATCCGGAGAAAAGAGATCCGAAAGCCTGGCCAAGGAGAAGACGCgcgtggaggcggagctggagtCCATGACCAAGAagtcccatgatgcatctgggCAGCTGGTCCACATCAgccaggagctgctgaagaaggagag GAGTCTGAATGAACTGAGGGTTTTGCTCCTGGAGTCTCGCCGCCACTCGagggacgtggacgtggacctGACCCGAGACGCCCACAAGGCCGAGTGGAGGCAGAAggagcagaagctgcaggaggacatcGGGACGCTGCGCGAGAAGCTGCTCCTGCTG GGTCGTGAGAGGTCTTCGCCCGACCACCGGCGCCACTCCCTGCTGGACCCGTCGGCCGTGGACTCGGAGGTGAGCCGCCTCCGCCAGCGGCTCCTCGGCACCGAGGACGCCCTGAGGAACGCCTTGGAGCACAACCAGCAGGTGGACCAGCTGGTCCGGGCCATGCGGACGCACCCGGACAAAAGTCCCGTGAGTCCC GCACCTGCTGCAAATTCAGCCAATGGGATCCACCCGGAGTCGGACCGCCCCCCAGACGTCG GATCAGCTCTGATGTGA